A section of the Acidobacteriota bacterium genome encodes:
- a CDS encoding SH3 domain-containing protein: MKPIVAFAWLIVGLLVGWVAATVPSETPASMGVHLYGSGQYDAADRAWRQAAHATPGNAELYYNLGCAAFRRHRLGEAVLYFQRTLWLNPGHADASHNISYINSLTIDKVPQNPPGVPQIIRDVLVSWLGVNGVSGLMLGAFVAICLAGWYALRVRDLPHRRTACWIFAASLLLGIASAILLWGVVVRDSSVSEGVILARQQDVRSGPSQDNPVLFTVHEGLVVELVARTEGWWQVVLPNGWNGWVPENRLGVVQSSDLPISASPSGTE; the protein is encoded by the coding sequence ATGAAGCCGATTGTGGCGTTTGCGTGGCTGATCGTGGGGCTGCTGGTCGGATGGGTGGCGGCGACTGTGCCATCCGAAACACCCGCCAGCATGGGTGTTCATCTCTATGGCAGCGGTCAGTATGATGCCGCGGATCGTGCCTGGCGCCAGGCGGCGCACGCAACGCCGGGAAACGCTGAATTGTATTACAATCTTGGTTGCGCCGCTTTCCGACGACACCGCCTGGGTGAAGCCGTGTTGTATTTTCAACGGACCTTGTGGTTGAATCCCGGCCACGCCGACGCAAGCCATAATATCAGCTATATCAATAGTTTAACCATTGACAAGGTGCCGCAAAATCCGCCCGGGGTGCCCCAAATTATTCGTGACGTCCTGGTCTCGTGGTTGGGGGTTAACGGGGTAAGCGGTTTGATGTTGGGTGCGTTCGTTGCCATTTGCCTTGCGGGATGGTACGCACTTCGGGTACGCGATCTGCCGCATCGCCGTACCGCGTGCTGGATATTCGCCGCTTCGCTATTGCTCGGCATCGCATCGGCAATCCTCCTCTGGGGAGTTGTGGTGCGCGATTCGTCCGTTTCGGAGGGGGTGATTCTGGCCCGGCAACAAGACGTCCGGAGTGGTCCGTCGCAGGACAATCCGGTGCTTTTTACCGTTCACGAAGGATTGGTTGTTGAACTGGTCGCTCGGACAGAAGGCTGGTGGCAGGTGGTCTTGCCCAACGGCTGGAATGGTTGGGTGCCCGAAAATCGGTTGGGTGTAGTGCAGTCTAGTGACCTGCCGATTTCGGCGTCGCCATCGGGCACAGAGTGA
- a CDS encoding response regulator transcription factor produces MATILIVEDELEMARGLKDLLEFESHRVILAEDGASGLRLIKSLEPNLIVLDLMLPDMDGYEVCRQVRSENSRVPILMLTARGQEHDVIRGFEAGVDDYVTKPFSVAQLLARVKALLRRSQAPETDTQKFQIGSYWVDCNTFDLRSGQEHIPLTYYEVEILKLLHQHQNQPVSRDAIFQKVWGMAADPTNRAVDNFIAKLRKKIETDQKNPQHLITVYGTGYKLIP; encoded by the coding sequence ATGGCCACAATCCTAATTGTTGAAGACGAATTGGAAATGGCCCGCGGGCTCAAAGACCTGCTGGAATTTGAGAGTCATCGGGTCATCCTCGCCGAGGATGGAGCATCCGGACTGCGACTCATCAAGTCGCTGGAACCCAATCTGATCGTACTGGATCTCATGTTGCCCGACATGGACGGGTATGAAGTGTGCCGACAAGTCAGATCAGAGAACAGCCGTGTGCCAATCCTCATGCTCACAGCCCGCGGCCAGGAACATGATGTCATCCGGGGATTCGAAGCAGGTGTGGACGACTATGTAACCAAGCCCTTTTCGGTGGCACAATTGCTGGCGCGCGTCAAAGCGCTGCTCCGCCGCAGCCAGGCTCCGGAGACCGACACCCAGAAATTTCAAATCGGTTCCTATTGGGTGGACTGTAACACCTTCGATCTGCGATCCGGCCAGGAGCACATCCCGCTCACCTATTACGAAGTGGAAATACTCAAGCTCCTCCATCAACACCAAAACCAGCCGGTCTCCCGAGATGCGATTTTTCAGAAGGTCTGGGGTATGGCGGCCGATCCCACCAACCGGGCTGTCGATAATTTCATCGCCAAGCTTCGAAAAAAGATTGAAACAGATCAGAAAAATCCTCAACATTTGATCACCGTATACGGGACGGGTTACAAACTGATTCCTTAA
- a CDS encoding CHAT domain-containing protein produces MRRNPMLSSGLRRAVCVVLVFGAGFAAGHQVSRETSGLRIAEAAALEHALCGEHAEAIRLLSTWIRHPETAHRASRLMAELEARSEKDLRGELSPADATLVGLHRGLLCAAPRSPERLVAFATTTPEFFYWDYELVRQLTPPASEQVRLLLRHLGPTANPYASLARDYFDGTAAMSRLPAITRPISIRQLDALAARAEILLQNERLGAARRAAWRTVEVATAIGDQWRAAEGRILLAQIALSDGDDEAAEHQLDAASRSLEKFPLPSVRRRRDCVRAMLRVRQGRVVEAASLFGAALASERDLQDRIHAAAMVNQGFVLDELGRSTEALQCYESGLEYYESRHDQTSAALVRLNRGALRERLNILEGAREDYETVLRTETSGSAPALVALAQGNLGNIFARKRQWEKAEQCYRHAIAAAKEAGEWARAGQIAGNLAIAQLAKQHVEAARISVRNARRWEARQPSPLGNYMIRGVTAHLLYAEGRLAEAENAFGSLAAELQDAGYRAMAWEMCFFQGKALAGQGRHEAALECFRRTMIEFDRLEQNCGGAEVQLHYLENCDEVVEASLASLLELMQRTSPPGRNEAEVFRLLESYRARVLFREMVDRHPTHTQSASGISLATVQTWLRKRSALALVIFQGVEAVYRLQLNGRDARLEKMAPAGRFQEIVKAAEGDQPEAEAARRSLAELLFVRDTVPELQRYRELFILPDGCLYRLPVELLPVILQDGRRLRVGEQWPVTYLPAWRFLAVGGSTEIDCSPGGGFLGIHGFSSGAAGRPGLPWAEREVRDAARTLRWPHFRLIAGREFARGIGQNNQAGQPWDIIHVATHIKTDETVPWESRIYFYAQGEQTVSISLSELQAARWQANLVVLSGCSSGRGRVFPGDGNVSLGRALLASGSRAVLLTLWPVHDRSAAAFMERFYLELPQHSGQVAIALCEARRWMRRDPVFQNPRHWGAYVLFGFPRPIRVAAVESAGQDLVCLLCLVILICILVVRMVLSSIVR; encoded by the coding sequence TTGCGGCGCAACCCGATGCTGTCCAGCGGGCTGCGGCGGGCTGTCTGCGTGGTTCTCGTGTTCGGTGCGGGGTTTGCAGCGGGGCATCAGGTTTCACGTGAAACCTCGGGCCTCCGGATAGCTGAAGCCGCCGCGCTTGAGCATGCGCTTTGCGGTGAACACGCTGAGGCGATCCGCCTTCTGTCCACATGGATCCGCCATCCTGAAACGGCTCATCGGGCTAGTCGTCTGATGGCTGAATTGGAAGCCAGATCGGAAAAGGACCTGCGGGGAGAACTGAGTCCGGCAGACGCGACACTCGTTGGGTTGCACCGCGGACTGCTCTGTGCCGCTCCACGATCACCCGAAAGACTGGTGGCGTTTGCGACAACGACTCCGGAATTTTTCTACTGGGATTATGAGCTGGTCCGGCAGCTCACGCCGCCGGCATCGGAACAGGTGCGATTGCTCCTGCGGCATCTTGGGCCGACAGCGAATCCGTACGCCAGCCTGGCCCGCGACTATTTTGATGGCACGGCTGCGATGTCTCGTCTGCCGGCGATCACCCGACCGATATCAATCCGGCAGCTGGACGCGCTCGCAGCGCGTGCGGAGATCTTGCTCCAAAATGAGCGTTTAGGCGCGGCCCGACGCGCCGCTTGGCGGACGGTTGAGGTGGCGACAGCAATCGGCGACCAGTGGCGCGCGGCGGAAGGCAGGATCCTGTTGGCGCAGATTGCGCTGTCTGACGGTGATGATGAAGCAGCAGAGCACCAATTGGATGCGGCATCACGGAGTCTGGAGAAATTTCCCTTGCCGTCCGTACGCCGTCGACGGGACTGTGTGCGGGCCATGCTGCGGGTACGGCAAGGGCGTGTGGTGGAAGCGGCATCATTGTTCGGAGCGGCCCTCGCATCGGAACGGGACCTCCAAGATCGCATCCACGCCGCAGCCATGGTGAACCAGGGGTTCGTGCTGGACGAACTCGGCCGCTCCACTGAAGCGTTGCAATGTTATGAATCAGGCTTGGAGTACTACGAGTCGCGGCACGATCAGACATCCGCCGCTCTGGTGCGCTTGAATCGAGGTGCCTTGCGGGAGCGTTTGAACATTCTGGAAGGGGCCAGAGAGGATTATGAAACGGTTTTAAGGACAGAGACTAGCGGTTCGGCGCCGGCGCTGGTTGCTTTGGCACAAGGCAATTTGGGCAATATTTTCGCCCGAAAAAGACAGTGGGAGAAGGCGGAACAGTGCTACCGGCATGCCATCGCTGCAGCCAAAGAAGCGGGCGAATGGGCGCGGGCGGGGCAGATCGCCGGCAATCTGGCCATCGCCCAGCTGGCCAAACAGCACGTCGAGGCAGCGCGAATCTCCGTGCGGAATGCCCGCCGCTGGGAAGCCCGACAACCATCCCCGCTCGGGAATTATATGATCCGGGGAGTCACGGCCCATCTACTGTATGCCGAAGGCCGGCTGGCTGAAGCGGAGAACGCGTTCGGTTCTCTGGCTGCGGAGCTTCAGGACGCAGGCTACCGCGCCATGGCCTGGGAGATGTGTTTTTTTCAGGGTAAGGCACTGGCTGGACAAGGGCGGCACGAGGCGGCGCTGGAGTGCTTTCGACGCACCATGATCGAATTTGACCGCCTGGAGCAGAACTGTGGGGGTGCCGAGGTTCAGCTTCATTATCTGGAAAATTGTGACGAAGTCGTTGAGGCGTCTTTGGCGAGCCTGCTCGAGTTGATGCAGCGGACATCCCCGCCAGGCCGGAACGAAGCGGAGGTGTTCCGCCTGCTCGAGTCATACCGGGCTCGGGTGCTGTTTCGTGAGATGGTCGATCGGCATCCGACCCATACGCAATCAGCGTCAGGAATTTCACTGGCGACTGTCCAGACCTGGTTGAGAAAGCGATCGGCGCTGGCGCTGGTGATCTTTCAAGGGGTGGAGGCTGTCTACCGGCTGCAGCTCAACGGCCGCGATGCCCGTTTGGAGAAGATGGCACCAGCGGGCCGATTTCAAGAAATAGTGAAAGCCGCCGAAGGAGATCAACCTGAAGCCGAAGCGGCTCGCCGTTCATTGGCCGAGCTACTGTTTGTGCGGGATACTGTTCCCGAACTCCAGCGCTACCGAGAATTATTCATCTTGCCGGACGGTTGCCTGTACCGCCTACCGGTTGAATTATTGCCAGTCATCTTGCAGGACGGGCGCCGACTTCGAGTTGGGGAACAATGGCCGGTCACCTACCTGCCGGCGTGGCGTTTTCTGGCTGTAGGCGGCAGCACCGAAATTGATTGTTCTCCGGGCGGCGGTTTTCTAGGTATTCATGGATTTTCATCAGGAGCCGCTGGCCGACCGGGATTGCCTTGGGCAGAGCGGGAAGTACGCGACGCGGCACGAACGCTGCGATGGCCCCACTTCAGGTTGATTGCGGGGAGAGAATTCGCTCGCGGAATCGGCCAGAACAATCAGGCCGGACAGCCTTGGGACATCATTCATGTGGCAACCCACATCAAAACCGATGAAACGGTTCCGTGGGAAAGTCGCATCTATTTTTATGCTCAGGGGGAACAGACAGTCAGCATCTCCTTGTCGGAATTACAGGCGGCGCGATGGCAGGCCAATTTGGTGGTACTGTCGGGGTGCTCGTCCGGGCGAGGTCGGGTGTTTCCCGGGGATGGCAACGTCAGTCTGGGGCGGGCGCTGCTGGCGTCAGGAAGCCGGGCAGTTCTCCTGACTCTGTGGCCCGTGCACGACAGATCCGCGGCAGCCTTCATGGAGCGGTTTTATCTGGAACTGCCCCAACATTCAGGTCAGGTGGCCATCGCCCTTTGCGAAGCTCGCCGATGGATGCGTCGGGATCCCGTGTTCCAAAATCCCCGCCATTGGGGGGCTTATGTGTTGTTTGGTTTTCCCCGTCCGATCCGGGTAGCCGCGGTTGAGTCGGCGGGGCAGGATCTCGTCTGTTTGTTGTGTCTGGTGATTCTGATCTGCATCTTGGTCGTCCGGATGGTCTTGTCATCGATTGTGCGCTGA
- a CDS encoding DUF1844 domain-containing protein, translating to MDNKGKPDDFQVVDRRKVTEEGGIRDEAARRDGGIDPSSGTAAKEDTTSSNRPAADFNFILNNLAMPALAFLGDVPDPSTGQTQLNLPVAKLFIDSLAVLREKTRGNLTAEEEHLLSGLLADLQLRFVEKSDSGTKRS from the coding sequence ATGGATAATAAAGGGAAACCTGACGATTTCCAAGTTGTGGACAGACGCAAAGTCACCGAAGAGGGAGGCATCCGTGATGAGGCCGCGAGGAGGGACGGGGGGATCGATCCGTCCTCGGGCACCGCAGCAAAAGAAGATACGACATCCAGCAACCGACCGGCTGCGGATTTCAATTTTATCCTGAACAACCTGGCCATGCCGGCCCTCGCCTTTCTGGGTGACGTGCCGGATCCTTCCACCGGCCAGACACAACTCAACTTGCCGGTAGCCAAACTGTTTATCGACTCACTCGCTGTTCTGCGGGAGAAGACCCGCGGTAATCTGACCGCCGAGGAAGAACACCTGCTCAGCGGACTCCTTGCCGATTTGCAACTCCGTTTCGTCGAAAAAAGCGACAGCGGAACCAAGCGTTCATGA
- a CDS encoding bifunctional riboflavin kinase/FAD synthetase encodes MRIIREIHQMTGAFRRPVVTIGNFDGVHAGHLNLLRLMRQEADRRKVEAVLVTFHPHPLAVLAPDRCPALIQTLEQKLEVFATACLDGVVVYPFNRELSGLSAEEFVRDILVRQLSMSAVVIGAQFSFGRDRRGNTKLLRKMGADFGFDVIPAVETEVAGEVVSSTRIRNLLMAGELETANQLLGRPYAVDGQVVCGLQIGKKIGFPTANVESLINLLLPSGVFATTLLTGGKKWEGAANLGIRPTIQTGAPLSCRKRVLEIHLFDYTDNLYGCAVRVNFHRMIRFESSFPTLTELITQIRCDVDACRSYFRQQSNNG; translated from the coding sequence ATGAGGATCATCCGGGAAATCCACCAGATGACCGGGGCGTTTCGCCGCCCGGTTGTGACCATTGGAAACTTCGATGGGGTGCACGCGGGGCACCTGAACCTGCTTCGACTGATGCGCCAGGAGGCTGACCGCAGAAAGGTGGAGGCGGTTTTGGTGACCTTTCATCCGCACCCGCTGGCCGTACTGGCACCGGATCGTTGTCCGGCACTCATTCAGACACTGGAACAAAAACTGGAGGTATTTGCGACCGCCTGTTTGGACGGAGTCGTAGTCTATCCATTCAACCGCGAGCTGTCTGGTTTATCCGCTGAAGAATTCGTCAGGGATATCCTGGTCCGTCAATTAAGCATGTCCGCGGTGGTAATCGGCGCCCAATTCAGCTTTGGCCGCGACCGTCGGGGCAACACGAAGCTTCTTCGTAAGATGGGTGCTGACTTCGGTTTCGACGTGATCCCTGCGGTAGAAACGGAAGTGGCGGGTGAAGTGGTCTCCAGTACCCGGATCCGCAACTTGCTGATGGCCGGTGAGTTGGAGACAGCCAACCAGCTATTGGGACGCCCTTATGCCGTAGACGGCCAGGTGGTCTGTGGCTTACAAATCGGCAAAAAGATCGGCTTTCCGACCGCCAACGTGGAATCGCTGATCAATCTGCTTTTGCCGAGCGGGGTTTTCGCAACCACGTTGCTGACGGGCGGCAAGAAATGGGAAGGCGCGGCCAACCTGGGTATACGGCCCACCATTCAGACCGGCGCACCGTTGTCTTGTCGAAAGCGCGTCCTGGAGATCCACTTGTTTGATTATACGGACAATCTATACGGCTGCGCGGTCCGGGTGAATTTTCACCGAATGATCAGATTCGAAAGCAGCTTTCCGACGCTGACAGAGCTCATCACCCAAATCCGATGCGATGTCGACGCTTGCCGCTCCTACTTTCGCCAACAGTCGAACAACGGCTAG